One segment of Alkaliphilus flagellatus DNA contains the following:
- a CDS encoding heavy metal translocating P-type ATPase, with protein sequence MSAGLRKEFILEGLDCANCASKIEVKVNELDGVRLATVNFVTKTLGIEVDDISKLESIVNDTRGIVKKLEPHVVVTEKIKNKIKHNNHNNHDHGHCDGHCDGHNHGNSHAHSHGSGGNKKELIGLGIGAMLFFIAIVFKMPNTVEFVLYFISYLLVGGEVLLRAGRNILRGQVFDENFLMGIATIGAFAIGEFPEGVAVMLFYQIGEFFQDLAVNRSRKSIAALMDIRPDYANLRVGNKEKKVSPEEVVVGDYIIIKPGEKVPLDGVVIEGKSMVDTSALTGESVPREVEEGSNVLGGFINKNGLLTVKVSKEFGESTVSKILELVENASSKKAPTENFITKFARYYTPVVVFAALGLAVIPPLVIEGATFSEWIYRALIFLVISCPCALVVSIPLGFFGGIGGASKNGILIKGGNYLEALNNVDTVVFDKTGTLTKGVFKVTEINANKNISKEELLEYAAYAESHSNHPIAISILKAYGKDINKDEIENYEEISGHGIKVKVKDKEILAGNAKLMDEKKVAYDSVETIGTIVYIAVNGKFAGSIIISDEIKEDSQKAIKELKNIGVNRTVMLTGDNKQVGVRVAKELGLDEVHAELLPDQKVEKLEMLDRQKSEKGKLIFVGDGINDAPVLARADIGVAMGGLGSDAAIEAADVVLMTDEPMKLVSAIKIAKRTRRIVWQNIIFAFGVKAIVLVLGAGGLATMWEAVFADVGVALIAVLNAMRVLNVKDI encoded by the coding sequence ATGAGTGCAGGACTTCGTAAAGAATTTATTTTAGAGGGATTAGACTGTGCAAACTGTGCGTCTAAGATAGAAGTAAAAGTTAATGAATTAGATGGTGTGCGATTAGCTACTGTAAATTTTGTTACTAAAACTTTAGGTATTGAGGTAGATGATATATCAAAGCTAGAATCTATTGTTAATGATACAAGGGGTATAGTGAAAAAACTAGAGCCTCATGTAGTTGTAACAGAAAAAATAAAAAATAAAATCAAACATAATAACCATAATAATCATGACCATGGACACTGTGATGGACATTGTGATGGACATAATCATGGGAATAGTCATGCTCATAGCCATGGAAGCGGAGGTAATAAAAAGGAGCTTATAGGATTAGGAATAGGAGCTATGCTATTTTTCATAGCCATAGTTTTTAAAATGCCAAACACTGTGGAATTTGTACTCTACTTTATAAGCTATCTTCTTGTAGGTGGCGAAGTCCTACTAAGGGCAGGAAGAAATATATTAAGGGGTCAAGTCTTTGATGAAAACTTCCTAATGGGTATAGCAACAATAGGTGCTTTTGCTATTGGAGAATTTCCAGAAGGGGTAGCAGTAATGCTTTTCTATCAAATAGGAGAGTTTTTCCAAGATTTAGCAGTTAACAGATCTAGAAAATCTATTGCAGCACTTATGGATATTAGACCGGATTATGCAAACCTTAGGGTAGGAAATAAAGAGAAAAAAGTTTCGCCAGAAGAGGTTGTAGTAGGTGACTATATTATAATTAAGCCTGGAGAAAAAGTACCTTTAGATGGGGTGGTTATAGAGGGAAAATCTATGGTAGATACTTCTGCTTTAACAGGGGAATCTGTGCCAAGAGAAGTTGAAGAAGGAAGCAATGTGTTAGGTGGATTTATTAATAAAAATGGTTTGCTGACAGTTAAGGTAAGTAAAGAATTTGGAGAATCTACAGTGTCTAAGATTTTAGAATTAGTAGAAAATGCTAGTAGTAAAAAGGCACCTACAGAGAACTTTATAACTAAATTTGCAAGATACTACACACCAGTAGTTGTATTTGCAGCCCTAGGTTTAGCGGTGATTCCACCACTAGTAATCGAAGGTGCTACTTTCTCGGAATGGATCTATAGAGCACTTATATTCCTTGTAATATCTTGTCCTTGTGCATTAGTAGTATCTATACCACTAGGATTCTTCGGAGGAATTGGTGGAGCATCTAAAAATGGAATTCTAATAAAGGGTGGAAATTACCTAGAAGCACTTAACAATGTTGATACAGTAGTATTTGATAAAACAGGTACATTAACAAAGGGTGTATTTAAAGTAACTGAAATAAATGCTAATAAAAATATTTCAAAGGAAGAACTATTAGAGTACGCTGCTTATGCAGAAAGTCATTCTAATCATCCTATTGCTATATCTATTTTGAAGGCCTATGGAAAAGATATAAATAAGGATGAAATTGAAAACTATGAAGAAATATCAGGACATGGAATTAAAGTAAAGGTAAAAGATAAAGAGATTTTAGCTGGAAATGCTAAATTAATGGATGAGAAAAAAGTTGCATATGACTCAGTAGAAACTATAGGAACTATAGTATATATAGCTGTTAATGGAAAATTTGCGGGTTCTATCATTATTTCCGATGAGATAAAGGAAGATTCACAAAAAGCAATTAAAGAATTAAAAAATATTGGTGTTAATAGGACTGTTATGCTTACAGGAGATAACAAACAGGTAGGAGTAAGAGTAGCGAAGGAATTAGGCTTAGACGAAGTACATGCAGAACTTTTACCTGATCAAAAAGTCGAGAAGCTGGAAATGTTAGATAGACAGAAATCAGAAAAAGGGAAGTTAATTTTTGTTGGAGATGGAATCAACGACGCACCAGTGCTAGCTAGAGCAGATATAGGGGTAGCAATGGGTGGATTAGGTTCTGATGCAGCTATAGAAGCAGCTGATGTTGTTTTAATGACCGACGAACCAATGAAGCTAGTGAGTGCAATAAAAATAGCTAAAAGAACTAGACGTATTGTATGGCAAAACATTATATTTGCCTTTGGAGTAAAGGCTATTGTATTGGTATTAGGTGCGGGTGGTCTTGCAACTATGTGGGAAGCAGTATTTGCAGATGTAGGTGTAGCTCTTATTGCAGTATTAAATGCTATGAGAGTTTTAAATGTGAAAGATATTTAA
- a CDS encoding ArsR/SmtB family transcription factor, protein MSINQVNAESCNCNVIHEDVVNRVKQSMPQEEKLYDLAELFKVFGDTTRIKILHALFEAEMCVCDIAVLLGMNQSAISHQLRVLKQAGLVKFRKDGKVVYYSLDDEHVKTIFEQGFIHINHK, encoded by the coding sequence ATGTCTATAAATCAAGTTAATGCAGAGTCGTGTAACTGCAATGTTATACACGAAGATGTAGTTAATAGAGTTAAGCAATCAATGCCTCAAGAAGAAAAATTATATGACTTAGCTGAATTATTTAAGGTTTTTGGAGATACAACAAGAATTAAAATTCTTCATGCATTATTTGAAGCAGAGATGTGTGTTTGTGATATAGCTGTATTACTGGGAATGAATCAATCAGCAATTTCCCATCAGTTAAGGGTACTTAAACAAGCTGGACTTGTAAAATTTAGAAAAGATGGAAAGGTAGTTTATTATTCATTAGATGATGAACACGTTAAAACTATTTTTGAGCAAGGCTTTATTCATATAAATCATAAATAA
- a CDS encoding heavy metal translocating P-type ATPase, with product MFKISKFQRIVVSGVMIVISLLLNYLALYKTLSNILLVVAAIISGYPIALNAIRALRYKILGIDALVTTAVIGAFFIQEYFEMAAVTFLFMFGSYLESRTLEKTRSSIKALLDLAPDRARVIRDDMEVEVLPEEVVKGDIVIVKPGEKIPVDGTVIEGKAYVNQAAITGESVPVSRENGEGIFSGTIIESGYLKITADRVGEDTTFARILEMVEEAQDKKAKTQKFLEVFSKYYTPGIMVLTVIVYLLTRDIELALTLLVIACPGALVISAPVSVVAGIGNGAKHGVLIKGGEIIEKMGKVRVIAFDKTGTLTIGRPQVTNVKSYGLDEKEILRLTASGELYSEHPLAKAILEGAKERNIVDLIKPEHTEIITGQGLIAKIEGKNILIGNRKLLQFNGIVIDEEVEKYIQNEESEAQTAVLVADSEKLLGVISIADKLRPDGAELIKKLKSQGIKKIVMLTGDNRLAAKSIANKLGLDDYYAELLPEQKVTKLKDLQEKYGMTAMIGDGVNDAPALASADLGIAIGGAGSDVAMETADVVLMSNELKKASYAVGLSRATVRNMKQNIYFAIVVVIGLIIGVLGKTVFLSAGMLIHEMSVLLVIVNAVRLLKYGEK from the coding sequence ATGTTTAAAATAAGTAAATTTCAAAGAATAGTTGTATCTGGAGTTATGATAGTCATCTCCTTATTACTCAATTATTTAGCTTTATATAAGACATTATCTAATATACTTTTAGTTGTAGCTGCTATTATTTCGGGTTATCCAATTGCGCTTAATGCTATTAGAGCATTAAGATATAAAATTTTAGGTATCGATGCTCTTGTTACTACAGCTGTTATCGGTGCCTTTTTTATACAAGAATACTTTGAGATGGCAGCCGTGACTTTCTTATTTATGTTTGGAAGCTATTTAGAGTCCAGAACATTAGAAAAGACACGATCTTCAATAAAAGCCCTTTTAGATTTGGCACCAGATAGAGCTAGAGTAATTCGGGATGATATGGAAGTTGAAGTTTTACCCGAAGAAGTAGTAAAGGGAGATATAGTAATAGTAAAACCAGGAGAAAAAATACCCGTCGACGGTACTGTTATAGAGGGAAAAGCATATGTAAACCAGGCTGCAATTACAGGCGAATCTGTTCCTGTAAGTCGTGAAAATGGCGAAGGTATATTCTCGGGTACAATTATAGAGTCTGGATATCTTAAAATAACAGCAGATAGAGTAGGTGAAGATACAACATTTGCTCGTATATTAGAAATGGTAGAAGAGGCTCAAGACAAAAAAGCTAAAACACAAAAATTTTTAGAGGTATTTTCAAAATATTATACACCAGGAATTATGGTATTAACAGTTATAGTATATTTATTAACTAGAGATATTGAACTTGCCCTTACACTTCTAGTTATTGCTTGTCCAGGTGCTCTTGTAATATCAGCTCCGGTTTCTGTAGTAGCTGGCATTGGAAATGGAGCAAAGCATGGAGTTTTAATTAAAGGTGGAGAAATAATAGAAAAGATGGGAAAAGTTAGAGTAATTGCTTTTGACAAAACCGGAACCCTTACAATAGGAAGACCTCAAGTAACCAATGTAAAATCATACGGATTAGATGAAAAGGAAATTTTAAGATTAACTGCAAGTGGAGAACTGTATTCGGAACATCCCCTAGCCAAGGCCATATTAGAAGGAGCAAAGGAGAGAAATATAGTAGACTTAATAAAACCAGAACATACGGAAATTATAACTGGTCAAGGATTAATAGCTAAAATAGAAGGTAAAAATATTTTAATAGGAAATAGAAAATTACTTCAATTTAATGGAATAGTAATAGATGAAGAAGTAGAAAAATATATACAGAATGAAGAGTCAGAAGCACAAACGGCGGTATTGGTAGCAGATTCTGAAAAACTACTAGGTGTAATATCTATTGCGGATAAGCTTAGACCAGATGGTGCAGAATTAATAAAGAAACTAAAGTCCCAAGGTATTAAAAAGATAGTAATGCTAACCGGAGACAATAGACTTGCGGCAAAATCTATTGCAAACAAACTAGGTTTAGATGATTACTATGCAGAATTATTACCAGAACAAAAAGTAACAAAATTAAAAGATCTACAAGAAAAGTATGGTATGACAGCAATGATTGGTGATGGAGTTAACGATGCTCCAGCTCTAGCTTCAGCAGACTTAGGTATTGCTATAGGTGGTGCTGGAAGTGATGTAGCTATGGAAACAGCTGATGTAGTCTTAATGTCTAATGAGCTAAAGAAAGCATCTTATGCAGTAGGTCTTAGCCGTGCTACAGTAAGAAATATGAAGCAAAATATTTATTTTGCAATAGTTGTAGTAATAGGTTTAATTATAGGAGTATTAGGAAAAACTGTTTTTCTTTCAGCTGGAATGCTAATACATGAAATGAGTGTTTTATTAGTAATAGTTAATGCAGTTAGACTTTTAAAGTATGGAGAAAAGTAG
- a CDS encoding heavy-metal-associated domain-containing protein: MITKTYQLETLTCPSCTMKIEASVKKMIGVEKVEVLFNSSRVKVSFDEAVQNSDEIKNTIEKVGFDVLGIK; this comes from the coding sequence ATGATAACAAAAACATATCAATTGGAGACATTAACATGCCCTAGTTGTACAATGAAAATTGAAGCTTCCGTAAAAAAAATGATTGGGGTAGAAAAGGTAGAGGTGCTTTTTAATTCGAGTAGAGTAAAAGTATCTTTTGATGAAGCAGTTCAAAATAGTGATGAAATCAAAAATACTATTGAAAAAGTAGGTTTTGATGTTTTAGGTATAAAATAG
- a CDS encoding DUF3298 and DUF4163 domain-containing protein, translated as MDKRFPVYISTMKLTMPRLEIYYPVVSGLNNINVQKNINSNILNLVYQMIKDQGYYENPQTTITGYYEIKTNERGILSIVLTNYAFSGGAHGLTIMKSLTFDVETGKLYSLKDLFKDGSNYVDVLSEIIEEQIEERDIPLITEFDKIRPDQDFYIADKALVIYFQLYELAPYAYGFPQFPISVYEIQDIIKEDGPLGEMLY; from the coding sequence ATGGATAAAAGATTTCCAGTTTATATTAGTACGATGAAATTAACAATGCCAAGATTAGAAATATATTATCCAGTAGTAAGTGGATTAAATAATATAAATGTACAGAAAAACATAAATAGTAACATATTAAACTTAGTCTATCAAATGATAAAGGATCAAGGATATTATGAAAATCCACAGACTACAATTACAGGTTATTATGAAATTAAGACAAATGAGAGAGGTATACTAAGTATTGTATTAACTAATTATGCCTTCTCTGGAGGAGCCCATGGATTAACAATTATGAAATCACTTACTTTTGATGTAGAAACGGGAAAACTATATTCCTTAAAGGATTTATTTAAAGATGGCAGTAATTATGTAGATGTACTGTCAGAAATTATTGAAGAGCAAATAGAAGAAAGAGATATTCCACTAATAACAGAATTCGATAAAATTAGACCAGATCAAGATTTTTATATAGCGGATAAAGCCTTAGTTATATATTTTCAACTTTATGAGTTAGCACCATATGCATATGGTTTTCCGCAATTTCCTATATCGGTTTATGAAATTCAAGATATAATAAAGGAAGATGGGCCTTTAGGAGAAATGCTATACTAG
- the rd gene encoding rubredoxin, with the protein MMKYVCIPCGYVYDPELGDPDGGVAPGTAFEDIPEDWVCPVCGVSKDMFEPEE; encoded by the coding sequence ATTATGAAATATGTATGTATACCGTGTGGCTATGTTTATGATCCAGAGTTAGGAGATCCTGATGGAGGAGTAGCTCCAGGAACAGCTTTTGAAGATATCCCAGAGGATTGGGTATGTCCAGTTTGTGGCGTTAGCAAAGATATGTTCGAGCCAGAAGAATAA
- a CDS encoding DMT family transporter: MSKQLKADLSLLAVTVIWGSSFVLSKNSLDHLSTYNFLAIRFLLAALISAIIFYKNLINLDKDTIKYGILIGAILFTSYAFQTVGLNYTSASKSGFITGFSVVIVPILSAFLLKVKPHKSAVIGVVFAIIGLGFLTLDSSLALNIGDLYTLISALMFALHIITVGKYTVKVDSIAMAIIQIGVVGILSLFFSFATEKPILPKGLEIWATIFVLSVLCTSGAFIIQNVMQKFTSPTHTALIYSGEPVFSAIFAYFVAGELLTRRAILGSILILIGMIVSELDWKTVLSSKDNKKKLQSS; this comes from the coding sequence ATGTCAAAGCAACTAAAGGCAGACCTATCATTACTGGCCGTTACAGTAATTTGGGGATCTTCTTTTGTTCTATCTAAAAATTCTTTAGATCATTTATCGACTTATAATTTTTTAGCTATACGTTTTTTATTAGCAGCACTTATATCTGCAATTATATTTTATAAAAATCTAATTAATTTAGATAAAGATACTATAAAATATGGTATATTAATAGGTGCTATTTTATTTACAAGCTATGCTTTTCAAACAGTAGGTCTTAATTACACTAGTGCATCTAAATCCGGATTTATCACTGGATTTTCTGTAGTTATAGTGCCTATTTTGTCAGCATTTTTGTTAAAGGTCAAACCTCATAAATCTGCAGTTATAGGTGTTGTATTTGCCATAATCGGACTAGGCTTTTTAACACTAGATTCATCTCTAGCACTAAATATTGGAGATTTATATACTTTGATTTCAGCTCTTATGTTTGCATTACACATTATTACAGTAGGTAAATATACCGTTAAGGTCGACTCTATTGCAATGGCTATAATCCAGATTGGAGTAGTAGGTATATTAAGCTTGTTTTTCAGCTTTGCTACAGAAAAACCTATATTACCTAAGGGATTAGAAATATGGGCAACTATTTTTGTTCTTTCTGTACTTTGTACTTCAGGAGCTTTTATTATTCAAAATGTTATGCAAAAGTTTACATCTCCTACACATACTGCCCTTATTTATTCAGGAGAACCTGTTTTCTCAGCAATTTTTGCATATTTTGTAGCTGGTGAACTATTAACAAGACGTGCTATTTTAGGTAGTATTTTAATATTAATTGGTATGATTGTTTCTGAGTTAGATTGGAAAACAGTACTGTCATCAAAGGATAATAAAAAGAAGCTTCAGAGTAGCTAA
- the yihA gene encoding ribosome biogenesis GTP-binding protein YihA/YsxC yields MKVISSEIVMSAVSPKQYPEDGRPEIALAGRSNVGKSSTINTILNRRKLARVSSSPGKTRTINFYLINEEFYLVDLPGYGYAKVSKNEKATWGKMMETYLSSRKNLYEVVLLVDIRHEPTNDDKMMYDWIKHYGYGSIVVATKSDKISKGAYQKHFKVIREKLGMSPEDKIIPISSLKREGIDKLWGNLEDLFMANDLPITMEEAPE; encoded by the coding sequence ATGAAAGTAATTAGTTCGGAAATAGTTATGAGTGCAGTGTCTCCGAAACAATATCCAGAAGACGGAAGACCAGAAATTGCTTTAGCTGGTAGATCAAATGTAGGTAAATCATCTACAATAAATACTATTCTTAATAGAAGAAAGCTTGCTAGGGTAAGTTCTTCGCCTGGAAAGACACGTACTATTAATTTTTATTTAATTAATGAAGAGTTTTATTTAGTAGACCTGCCTGGTTACGGATATGCTAAAGTATCTAAAAATGAAAAGGCAACTTGGGGTAAGATGATGGAAACATATTTAAGCAGCAGAAAAAATCTATATGAGGTGGTGCTTCTAGTAGATATTCGTCATGAGCCAACAAATGATGATAAGATGATGTATGACTGGATAAAGCACTACGGATATGGGTCAATAGTTGTTGCTACAAAATCCGACAAAATATCTAAAGGTGCTTACCAAAAGCATTTTAAGGTTATTCGAGAAAAACTTGGAATGTCTCCGGAAGATAAAATAATACCAATATCTTCTCTCAAAAGAGAAGGGATAGATAAGTTATGGGGTAATCTAGAGGATCTATTTATGGCTAATGATTTACCTATAACAATGGAAGAAGCTCCAGAGTAG
- the lon gene encoding endopeptidase La, translating to MELNENSTTIRKLPLIPLRGITVFPYMVLHFDVGREASINALEEAMVNDQLIFLASQKDAEIEEPTPDDFYNVGTISKIKQMLKLPGDTIRVLVEGISRAKIVNMMQEDPYFVVEVEEQNHQREIIKDKEIDALMRGVMDSFENYIEVSNKVSPEILINISEIDMPGRLADTIASNVILKPVDRQEVLEAFDPKIRLETLYRILLEEIEILEIEQNISNRVKKQINKVQKEYYLREQLKAIQKELGEDEDLVEEVDEYKQQLEKLKLPKEINEKVEREIDRLTRLSPSSAETGVIRNYIDWTLNLPWHKETKDRLDLKKSAEILDEDHYGLEKVKERILEYLAIRQLSKTMKGPILCLVGPPGVGKTSIAKSIAKSLNRKFVRMSLGGVRDEAEIRGHRRTYIGAIPGRIISSIRQSGSKNPVFLFDEIDKLASDFRGDPASALLEVLDPEQNHDFTDHYLELPFNLSKVMFITTANSLDTIPRPLLDRMEVIRIAGYTEEEKLKIAQKYLLPKQIKDHGLKPENLQVSEKAIRDVINYYTRESGVRNLERQLANLCRKSVKRIVEEKITAIRIAPNNLKKYLGNPIYRYEMANLKDEVGIVRGLAWTQVGGDTLSIEVTPMKGDGKLVLTGQLGDVMKESARAGISYIRSKVEDYKINPDFHKNLDIHIHIPEGAIPKDGPSAGITMATAVISALTNTPIYKDIAMTGEITLRGRVLAIGGVKEKVLAANRAGIKKIILPLDNKRDLEDIPDNVKRKLDFVFAEYMDEVLEHALKRGETDESN from the coding sequence ATGGAACTAAACGAAAATAGTACGACAATACGTAAATTGCCTTTAATCCCTTTGCGTGGTATAACTGTTTTTCCATATATGGTACTGCATTTTGATGTAGGTAGGGAGGCTTCTATTAATGCTTTAGAGGAGGCAATGGTTAATGATCAATTGATCTTTTTGGCTTCTCAAAAGGATGCAGAGATAGAAGAGCCTACACCAGATGATTTTTATAATGTAGGTACAATTTCAAAAATAAAGCAGATGCTTAAGCTTCCTGGAGATACTATTAGAGTGTTAGTTGAAGGAATTTCAAGGGCAAAAATAGTTAATATGATGCAAGAAGATCCTTATTTCGTTGTTGAAGTAGAAGAACAAAATCATCAGCGAGAAATAATTAAGGATAAAGAGATTGATGCCTTAATGCGTGGGGTTATGGATTCCTTTGAGAATTACATAGAGGTTAGTAACAAAGTTTCTCCAGAAATTTTAATAAATATATCTGAAATAGATATGCCTGGTAGGCTTGCGGATACTATAGCCTCAAATGTTATATTAAAGCCTGTTGATAGACAAGAGGTATTAGAAGCCTTTGATCCAAAAATTAGATTAGAAACTTTATATCGTATTTTATTAGAAGAAATAGAAATTTTGGAGATCGAGCAAAATATAAGCAATAGAGTTAAAAAGCAAATTAATAAAGTGCAAAAAGAATATTATTTAAGGGAACAGTTAAAGGCAATACAAAAAGAATTAGGAGAAGATGAAGACTTAGTAGAAGAGGTAGATGAATATAAACAACAACTTGAAAAACTAAAACTACCTAAAGAAATAAACGAAAAGGTTGAAAGGGAAATAGATAGATTAACTAGGCTTTCCCCATCTTCTGCTGAAACTGGAGTTATAAGAAATTACATAGATTGGACTTTAAATTTACCTTGGCATAAAGAAACAAAGGATAGGCTTGATTTGAAAAAATCTGCTGAAATTTTAGATGAGGATCATTATGGATTGGAAAAAGTAAAAGAAAGGATATTAGAATACTTAGCTATTCGTCAGCTTTCTAAAACTATGAAAGGTCCAATCTTATGTCTTGTTGGGCCTCCAGGGGTTGGTAAAACATCTATTGCAAAGTCAATAGCAAAATCTTTAAACAGAAAGTTTGTAAGAATGTCTCTAGGTGGGGTAAGAGATGAGGCTGAAATTAGAGGTCATAGAAGAACTTACATAGGTGCTATACCTGGTAGAATCATTTCATCTATTAGACAATCAGGAAGTAAAAATCCAGTATTTCTATTTGATGAGATTGATAAATTAGCCAGTGATTTTAGAGGAGATCCTGCCTCTGCGCTACTAGAAGTTTTAGATCCAGAACAAAACCACGATTTTACAGATCATTACTTAGAGCTTCCTTTTAATCTTTCTAAGGTAATGTTTATTACTACTGCTAACAGCTTAGATACTATACCAAGACCTTTATTAGATCGTATGGAGGTAATTAGAATTGCTGGATATACAGAGGAAGAAAAGCTTAAGATTGCGCAAAAATATTTGCTTCCAAAACAAATTAAAGATCATGGATTAAAGCCAGAAAATCTACAGGTTTCTGAAAAAGCTATAAGAGATGTTATTAATTATTATACTAGAGAATCAGGTGTTAGAAACCTTGAAAGACAACTGGCTAATTTATGCCGTAAATCTGTAAAACGTATTGTTGAAGAAAAAATTACAGCTATTCGTATTGCGCCAAATAACCTAAAAAAATATTTAGGCAACCCTATTTATAGATATGAAATGGCAAACTTAAAAGATGAAGTAGGTATTGTAAGAGGTCTTGCTTGGACTCAAGTCGGTGGGGATACTCTATCCATTGAAGTTACTCCTATGAAAGGTGATGGCAAGCTTGTACTTACTGGACAGCTTGGTGACGTTATGAAGGAATCTGCAAGGGCGGGTATAAGTTATATACGCTCAAAAGTAGAGGATTATAAAATAAATCCAGATTTTCATAAAAATTTAGACATACATATTCATATACCAGAGGGAGCTATTCCAAAGGATGGGCCTTCAGCTGGTATAACTATGGCTACTGCTGTAATATCTGCATTAACTAATACTCCTATATATAAAGATATTGCAATGACTGGGGAAATTACACTAAGAGGTAGGGTTTTAGCTATAGGTGGAGTTAAAGAAAAGGTGCTTGCAGCTAATAGAGCAGGTATAAAGAAAATTATTTTACCATTAGATAATAAAAGAGATTTAGAAGATATACCAGATAACGTAAAACGTAAGCTCGATTTCGTCTTTGCAGAATATATGGATGAGGTGCTAGAGCATGCATTAAAAAGGGGCGAAACAGATGAAAGTAATTAG
- a CDS encoding glutaredoxin family protein, producing MDKKVVVYTSNTCPHCFTTKDYLTSKGIEYTEKNVSKSPEYRKELMSKGFMGVPVVMVDDEAIVGFDKQRLDELL from the coding sequence ATGGATAAAAAAGTTGTTGTTTATACAAGTAATACTTGCCCACATTGCTTTACCACAAAGGACTATTTAACTTCTAAAGGTATTGAGTATACCGAAAAAAACGTATCTAAAAGTCCAGAATACAGAAAAGAACTTATGTCTAAAGGTTTTATGGGAGTACCAGTAGTAATGGTAGATGACGAAGCAATTGTTGGTTTTGATAAACAAAGATTAGATGAATTGCTATAA